In one Culex quinquefasciatus strain JHB chromosome 2, VPISU_Cqui_1.0_pri_paternal, whole genome shotgun sequence genomic region, the following are encoded:
- the LOC6042239 gene encoding DNA topoisomerase 2, protein MTDIRAAFAANQNGSGAGATASPKVGGKSIEKIYQKKSQLEHILLRPDTYIGSVEQLKETQWIYDTEANKMIQKEITFVPGLYKIFDEILVNAADNKQRDAKMTAIKIDINQETNTISIWNNGQGIPVVMHKEEKMYVPTMIFGHLLTSSNYNDEEQKVTGGRNGYGAKLCNIFSTKFTVETASKQYKKAFKQTWGDNMSKASEPKIKEGASGEDYTKITFSPDLTKFKMEKLDDDIVGLMSRRAFDVAASTRGVAVYLNGKKLPIKNFKDYIDLYVKEQQEDVSAPIKVCYENANERWEVAVAISEKGFQQVSFVNSIATTKGGRHVDYVTDMIVKQLIEVLKKKNKGGINIKPFQVKNHMWVFINCLIVNPTFDSQTKENMTLQAKSFGSKCALSEKFITAVSKSGIVESVLQWAKFKAQTELNKASGSKKSKIKGVPKLEDANDAGTKNSLNCTLILTEGDSAKTLAVSGLGVVGRDTYGVFPLRGKLLNVREATHKQILENAEINNLIKILGLQYKKKYLTIDDLKTLRYGKVMIMTDQDQDGSHIKGLLINFIHTNWPELLRLPFLEEFITPIVKATKKNGEELSFFSLPEFEEWKTETANSHTYNIKYYKGLGTSTSKEAKEYFQNMERHRILFTYDTSTDDDAITMAFAKKCVDQRKEWLTAHMEENRHRKLVGLPERYLYTKTTRAISYKEFINLELVLFSNSDNVRSIPCVLDGLKPGQRKVMFTCFKRNDKREVKVAQLAGSVAEMSAYHHGEQSLCSTIVNLAQNFVGSNNINLLYPGGQFGTRLAGGKDSASPRYIFTMMSALTRLIFHPLDDPLLEYQYDDNQKIEPLWYLPIIPMVLVNGSEGIGTGWSTKIPLHNPRDIIANLRRMLNGEEPKVLHPWYKNFRGSVEVVGPQKYLTVGNLSLLENQKIEISELPIGTWTQVYKENTLEPLLHGSEKQKAVISDYKEYNTDTTVRFVVSFLPGEFDKLYAEDGGFHRVFKLTSSISTTCMHAFDDKNYLRRYEHANDIFQEYYKIRLDFYHKRKAYLEGMLQAEADRLTDQARFIMEKCDRTLVVENKKRKVMIDELIKRGYRPDPVKEWKRKVALEEDEEAEEPEEEGAEEEDTKPGKSAAKKPVDPEKAFQRLTDVKKFDYLLGMSMWMLTDERKNELLKQRDNKLSELSAIKAKTSEVLWTDDLDALAKKLDEVEEKERLDAISTEKKLKGAAAKGGAGRVKTLGKKNAIDETKPSALGEEVKFKVTEELLKKYEKLAAGPANPRVKKEKKEPGEGGAEGGADEFDALVEGKKPAAAKVKKEPKEPKVKKEKKEKDGTKQTKLNFGKAAAGKGRKKKTGSSDEEDNFNSEASGDDFGVEVAVPVREKSGRRAASKKINYSFNDEEEEDDNFNKSDDELFENNPEGRQSSGGRVAQGLIDDDSDIEETGGAPAEAISLDSGDDSPVKAPAKKPAAAKRKLGPKTDDGAGAKAAPKRPRKKGSAGSSDDDKPKKKSKKKIVDSESEESEPNYDDDSDFE, encoded by the exons GCAGCCTTCGCTGCGAACCAGAATGGCAGTGGCGCTGGGGCGACCGCCAGCCCCAAGGTCGGCGGCAAGTCGATCGAGAAGATCTACCAGAAAAAGTCCCAGCTGGAGCATATCCTGCTGCGTCCGGACACGTACATCGGTTCGGTGGAGCAGCTCAAGGAGACGCAGTGGATCTACGACACGGAGGCGAACAAGATGATCCAGAAGGAGATTACGTTCGTGCCCGGGCTGTACAAGATCTTCGACGAAATCCTCGTGAACGCCGCCGACAACAAGCAGCGGGACGCGAAGATGACGGCGATCAAGATCGACATCAACCAGGAGACGAACACGATCTCGATCTGGAACAACGGCCAGGGCATTCCGGTGGTCATGCACAAGGAGGAGAAGATGTACGTGCCGACGATGATCTTCGGCCATTTGCTTACCTCGTCCAACTACAACGACGAGGAGCAGAAGGTTACCGGCGGCCGTAACGGGTACGGTGCCAAGCTGTGTAACATCTTCAGTACCAAGTTTACGGTCGAGACCGCTTCGAAGCAGTACAAGAAGGCGTTCAAGCAAACCTGGGGCGACAACATGAGCAAGGCGTCCGAGCCGAAGATCAAGGAGGGTGCCAGCGGTGAAGATTACACCAAAATCACCTTCTCGCCGGACTTGACAAAGTTCAAGATGGAGAAACTCGACGATGATATCGTGGGCCTGATGTCGCGTCGTGCGTTCGATGTGGCCGCTTCGACGCGCGGAGTCGCCGTGTACTTGAACGGCAAGAAACTGCCGATCAAGAACTTCAAGGACTACATCGATCTGTACGTCAAGGAGCAGCAGGAAGATGTTAGTGCGCCGATCAAGGTCTGCTACGAGAACGCCAACGAGCGCTGGGAAGTTGCGGTGGCCATCTCGGAGAAGGGCTTCCAGCAGGTTTCGTTCGTCAACTCGATCGCTACGACCAAGGGAGGTCGCCACGTGGACTACGTCACGGACATGATCGTGAAGCAGCTGATCGAGGTGTTGAAGAAGAAGAACAAGGGCGGCATCAACATCAAGCCGTTCCAGGTCAAAAACCACATGTGGGTGTTTATCAACTGTTTGATCGTCAACCCGACGTTCGATTCGCAAACCAAGGAGAACATGACGCTGCAGGCCAAGAGCTTCGGCTCGAAGTGCGCCCTGTCGGAGAAGTTCATCACGGCCGTGTCCAAGAGTGGCATCGTCGAATCGGTTCTGCAGTGGGCCAAGTTCAAGGCCCAAACAGAGTTGAACAAGGCTTCCGGTTCGAAAAAGTCCAAGATCAAGGGCGTTCCCAAGCTGGAGGATGCCAACGATGCCGGTACGAAGAACTCGCTCAACTGTACGCTGATTCTGACGGAGGGAGACTCCGCCAAGACGTTGGCCGTGTCCGGTTTGGGCGTTGTGGGTCGTGACACGTACGGCGTGTTCCCGCTGCGTGGTAAGCTGTTGAACGTGCGTGAAGCCACCCACAAACAAATCTTGGAGAACGCCGAAATCAACAATCTGATCAAGATTCTTGGTCTGCAGTACAAGAAGAAGTATCTTACGATCGATGATTTGAAAACACTTCGCTACGGCAAGGTAATGATCATGACTGATCAGGATCAGGACGGTTCTCACATCAAGGGTCTGCTGATCAACTTCATCCACACCAACTGGCCGGAACTGCTGCGTTTGCCGTTCCTGGAAGAGTTCATTACTCCGATTGTGAAGGCGACCAAGAAGAACGGCGAAGAGCTGTCGTTCTTCTCGCTGCCAGAGTTTGAAGAGTGGAAGACCGAAACGGCCAACTCGCACACCTACAACATCAAGTACTATAAGGGTTTGGGTACTTCGACCTCCAAGGAGGCGAAGGAGTACTTCCAGAACATGGAACGTCACCGAATCCTGTTCACGTACGACACCAGCACCGACGACGACGCCATTACGATGGCCTTTGCGAAGAAGTGTGTCGATCAGCGTAAGGAATGGTTGACGGCTCACATGGAGGAGAATCGTCACCGCAAGCTGGTCGGTTTGCCGGAACGGTACCTGTACACGAAGACCACCCGGGCGATCTCTTACAAGGAGTTTATCAACCTGGAGTTGGTTCTGTTCTCCAACTCGGACAACGTTCGTTCGATTCCGTGCGTGCTGGATGGGTTGAAGCCGGGTCAACGGAAGGTCATGTTCACCTGTTTCAAGCGTAACGACAAGCGGGAGGTAAAGGTCGCACAGCTGGCCGGGTCCGTTGCGGAAATGTCCGCGTACCATCACGGTGAGCAGTCGCTTTGCTCGACCATCGTCAACTTGGCGCAGAACTTTGTCGGCAGCAACAACATCAACCTGCTGTACCCGGGTGGTCAGTTCGGTACGCGTTTGGCCGGTGGTAAGGACAGCGCTAGTCCGCGTTACATTTTCACGATGATGTCCGCGCTGACCCGGTTGATTTTCCACCCGTTGGACGATCCGCTGCTGGAATACCAGTACGACGACAACCAGAAGATTGAACCGCTGTGGTATCTGCCCATCATCCCGATGGTGCTGGTCAACGGCTCGGAAGGTATTGGAACGGGCTGGAGTACGAAGATACCACTGCACAACCCGCGGGACATTATCGCCAACCTGCGCCGGATGTTGAACGGAGAGGAGCCCAAGGTGTTGCACCCGTGGTACAAGAACTTCCGTGGATCGGTTGAAGTTGTCGGCCCCCAGAAATATCTGACTGTGGGTAATCTGTCACTGTTGGAGAACCAGAAGATCGAAATCTCCGAACTGCCCATCGGGACCTGGACGCAGGTCTACAAGGAAAACACGCTCGAGCCATTGCTGCACGGTTCGGAGAAGCAGAAGGCAGTCATTTCGGACTACAAAGAGTACAACACGGATACTACGGTGCGGTTTGTGGTGTCGTTCCTGCCGGGTGAGTTTGACAAGCTGTACGCCGAAGATGGTGGCTTCCACCGGGTGTTCAAACTGACCAGCTCGATCTCGACTACGTGCATGCACGCTTTCGACGACAAGAACTACCTGCGCCGTTACGAACATGCCAACGACATCTTCCAGGAGTACTACAAGATTCGTCTCGACTTCTACCACAAGCGTAAGGCCTACCTGGAGGGAATGCTGCAGGCTGAAGCGGACCGGCTGACCGACCAGGCTCGGTTCATCATGGAGAAGTGCGACCGCACGCTGGTGGTTGAGAACAAGAAGCGCAAGGTCATGATCGACGAGCTGATCAAGCGCGGCTACCGACCGGATCCGGTTAAGGAGTGGAAGCGTAAGGTCGCCCTGGAGGAAGATGAGGAGGCCGAAGAGCCAGAGGAAGAAGGCGCTGAAGAGGAAGACACCAAGCCAGGCAAATCGGCGGCCAAGAAGCCGGTCGATCCGGAGAAGGCATTCCAGCGGTTGACCGACGTCAAAAAGTTCGACTACCTGCTCGGTATGTCCATGTGGATGCTGACGGACGAACGCAAGAACGAGCTGTTGAAGCAACGCGACAATAAACTGTCCGAGCTGTCCGCTATCAAGGCCAAAACGTCGGAAGTGCTGTGGACCGACGATCTGGACGCGCTGGCCAAGAAGCTGGACGAGGTCGAAGAGAAGGAACGGCTCGATGCCATCAGCACGGAGAAGAAGCTGAAGGGCGCTGCGGCCAAGGGCGGTGCCGGCCGTGTCAAAACGCTGGGCAAGAAGAACGCCATCGACGAAACGAAGCCGAGCGCGCTGGGTGAGGAGGTCAAGTTCAAGGTGACCGAGGAACTGCTCAAAAAGTACGAGAAACTCGCCGCCGGTCCGGCCAATCCGCGGGTCAAGAAGGAGAAGAAGGAACCGGGCGAGGGTGGCGCGGAGGGCGGCGCGGATGAGTTTGACGCCTTGGTCGAGGGCAAGAAACCGGCGGCCGCCAAGGTGAAGAAAGAACCAAAGGAACCGAAGGTCAAGAAGGAGAAAAAGGAAAAGGACGGCACCAAGCAGACCAAGCTGAACTTTGGCAAGGCCGCCGCCGGGAAGGGACGG AAGAAGAAGACAGGCTCGTCCGACGAGGAGGACAACTTCAACTCTGAAGCCAGCGGCGATGACTTTGGCGTAGAAGTGGCCGTTCCAGTTCGCGAAAAGTCCGGACGGCGAGCGGCGTCCAAG AAAATCAACTACTCGTTCAACGACGAGGAGGAAGAGGACGACAACTTCAACAAGTCGGACGACGAGCTGTTTGAGAACAACCCGGAGGGTCGGCAGAGCTCGGGTGGCCGTGTGGCGCAGGGCTTGATCGACGACGACAGTGACATCGAGGAGACGGGTGGCGCTCCGGCCGAGGCCATTTCGCTCGACAGTGGCGACGATTCCCCGGTGAAGGCACCGGCCAAGAAACCGGCCGCCGCCAAGCGGAAACTGGGCCCCAAGACGGACGATGGTGCAGGCGCCAAGGCAGCTCCGAAGCGTCCTCGCAAGAAGGGCAGCGCCGGCAGCAGCGACGACGACAAGCCCAAGAAG AAGTCCAAGAAGAAGATCGTCGACAGCGAGTCGGAAGAGAGCGAACCAAACTACGACGATGATTCGGACTTTGAGTAA
- the LOC6042240 gene encoding SET and MYND domain-containing protein 4, translated as MINAPESMTAASQELMHERPMMKLKGQLQRLCPNLAPDASLANYTRAIEQCRLMEQLPATTSGTGGKCSRKAVKVRAEANRLYLAKEYEKALGKYNESICLAETGSEHLGMGYANRSAIYFEQDEFEYALANIALAKEHNYPERLMPKLLEREQQCRVKLAEGKSKGTVPLRRFDLNVPVNSKIPFLASGIKMARLEDFGRSMIATKRFKTGDVILHEKSILASIDLKLQFQNCNLCSAEEGLSLIPCPNCATVMYCSQECLERDFRLVHRFECPIAEKVQHLSYGFVNLGSRLFLYGLSLFDDDLDEMMRYCNRTKTGGNPLNLDYTRYDPLEEFKELYNLSATTTPTNESSYRFFATIRCLMYLESPLLKTIVISDEQKAFMRQCVLDFTRAASYYRWHLTSPLFPIQSLFNHSCDPNVLIVILSGHVKLVVFRPIRPNEQICFSYGHRWWDTPMCQEPFPMVFVCKCVVCDPSKKIAWLASKRELTLAAKADLVVVGLQVCGSDSDDVADLALIQTYIERNGRFVQAMEEFMKLLSLHWTLLFRLLRQEDEAQRRAKIAARLAGAAIDVVD; from the exons ATGATCAACGCTCCGGAATCGATGACGGCCGCCTCCCAGGAGTTGATGCACGAGCGGCCAATGATGAAGCTGAAGGGCCAGCTGCAGCGGCTGTGCCCAAATCTGGCGCCGGACGCCAGCTTGGCCAATTATACGCGCGCCATCGAGCAGTGCCGACTGATGGAGCAACTTCCGGCGACGACGTCCGGAACGGGCGGAAAGTGCTCGCGGAAGGCGGTCAAGGTACGCGCTGAGGCAAACCGGCTGTACCTGGCCAAGGAGTACGAGAAGGCGTTGGGGAAGTACAACGAGAGTATTTGCCTGGCGGAAACGGGCTCGGAACATTTGGGGATGGGGTATGCTAACAG gtcGGCGATCTATTTCGAGCAGGACGAGTTCGAATATGCACTGGCGAATATTGCGCTGGCCAAGGAGCACAACTATCCGGAACGGTTGATGCCGAAGCTTCTCGAGCGGGAACAACAGTGTCGGGTGAAGCTGGCTGAAGGAAAGTCTAAGGGTACGGTTCCGCTGCGACGGTTCGATTTGAATGTACCGGTCAACTCGAAGATTCCATTTTTGGCAAGTGGAATAAAGATGGCCAGGTTGGAGGATTTTGGCCGAAGCATGATCGCGACTAAGCGGTTCAAAACGGGAGACGTTATTCTGCACGAGAAGAGCATTCTGGCCAGCATCGATCTGAAGTTGCAATTTCAGAACTGCAACCTGTGTTCGGCCGAAGAAGGGCTCAGCTTGATTCCGTGTCCGAATTGTGCCACGGTCATGTACTGCAGCCAGGAGTGCTTGGAGCGGGACTTTCGTTTGGTGCATCGCTTTGAGTGCCCCATCGCTGAGAAGGTTCAGCACCTGTCGTACGGGTTCGTCAACCTGGGATCGAGGCTGTTTCTCTACGGCCTAAGTTTGTTCGATGACGACCTCGATGAAATGATGCGCTACTGCAATCGTACCAAAACCGGTGGAAATCCGCTCAACCTGGACTACACGCGGTACGATCCGTTGGAGGAGTTTAAAGAGCTGTACAACCTGAGTGCCACCACGACTCCGACGAACGAATCCAGTTACCGGTTCTTCGCCACGATTCGCTGCCTGATGTACCTGGAAAGTCCTCTGCTCAAGACCATCGTGATCAGCGACGAGCAGAAAGCTTTCATGCGGCAGTGCGTGCTGGACTTTACCCGGGCGGCCAGCTACTACCGTTGGCATCTGACCTCGCCACTTTTCCCGATCCAGTCGCTGTTCAACCATTCCTGCGATCCCAACGTGCTGATTGTGATCCTCTCCGGCCATGTCAAGCTGGTCGTTTTCCGACCGATTCGCCCCAACGAGCAAATCTGCTTCTCCTACGGCCATCGCTGGTGGGACACTCCGATGTGCCAGGAACCGTTTCCGATGGTGTTTGTGTGCAAGTGTGTCGTCTGCGATCCGAGCAAAAAGATCGCCTGGCTGGCCAGCAAGCGCGAACTGACTCTGGCGGCCAAGGCGGACCTCGTGGTTGTGGGTCTGCAAGTGTGCGGTTCCGATTCGGACGATGTGGCCGACCTGGCCTTGATTCAGACCTACATCGAACGGAATGGCCGCTTTGTCCAAGCAATGGAGGAGTTTATGAAACTGTTGTCGCTGCACTGGACGTTGCTGTTCCGGTTGCTGAGACAGGAGGACGAGGCTCAGCGACGAGCAAAGATTGCGGCGCGTCTGGCCGGTGCAGCGATCGACGTTGTGGATTGA